One window from the genome of Mycolicibacterium gadium encodes:
- a CDS encoding acyl-CoA synthetase — protein MALNIADLAEHAIDAVPDRVALISGDVQLTYAELEDKANRLAHYLLDQGVKKDDKVGLYCRNRIEIVIAMLGIVKAGAILVNVNFRYVEGELKYLFDNSDMVALVHERRYADRVANVLPETPAVKTILSVEDGSDDDYQRYGGVEFYSALEQGSPERDFGERSADDIYLLYTGGTTGFPKGVMWRHEDIYRVLFGGTDFATGEFVKDEYDLAKAAAENPPMIRYPIPPMIHGSTQSATWMSIFSGQTTVLAPEFDADEVWETIEKHKVNLLFFTGDAMARPLLDALTKLHDEGREPDLSSLFLLASTAALFSTSIKEKFLELLPNRVITDSIGSSETGFGGTSIVAKGQSHTGGPRVTIDHRTVVLDEDGNEVKPGSGVRGMIAKKGNIPVGYYKDEKKTAETFKTFNGVRYAIPGDYAEVDADGSVTMLGRGSQSINSGGEKIYPEEVEAALKGHPDVFDALVVGVPDERYGNCVAAVIHRREGTNPTLAELDTFVRNEIAGYKVPRKVWWVDEIHRTPAGKPDYRWAKDTTEERPADDAHAKHAGSTS, from the coding sequence GTGGCCCTGAACATTGCCGATCTTGCCGAGCACGCCATCGACGCCGTGCCAGACCGTGTCGCCCTCATTTCCGGTGACGTACAGCTGACCTACGCCGAATTGGAGGATAAGGCCAACCGTTTGGCCCACTACCTCCTCGACCAAGGCGTGAAGAAGGACGACAAGGTCGGGCTGTACTGCCGCAATCGCATCGAAATCGTCATCGCGATGCTGGGCATCGTCAAGGCGGGCGCGATTCTGGTCAACGTCAACTTCCGCTACGTCGAGGGCGAGCTGAAGTACCTGTTCGACAACTCGGACATGGTCGCGCTGGTGCACGAGCGCCGCTACGCCGACCGCGTCGCCAACGTGCTGCCCGAGACACCCGCCGTCAAGACCATCCTTTCGGTCGAGGACGGCAGCGACGACGACTATCAGCGTTACGGCGGTGTCGAGTTCTACTCGGCGCTGGAGCAGGGCTCGCCCGAGCGCGATTTCGGTGAGCGCAGCGCCGACGACATCTACCTGCTCTACACCGGCGGCACCACCGGCTTCCCCAAGGGCGTGATGTGGCGCCACGAGGACATTTATCGGGTGCTGTTCGGCGGCACCGACTTTGCGACCGGCGAGTTCGTCAAGGATGAGTACGACCTGGCCAAGGCCGCCGCGGAGAACCCGCCGATGATCCGCTACCCGATCCCGCCGATGATCCACGGGTCCACCCAGTCGGCCACCTGGATGTCGATCTTCTCGGGTCAAACCACCGTGCTCGCACCGGAGTTCGATGCCGACGAGGTTTGGGAGACCATCGAGAAGCACAAGGTGAACCTGCTGTTCTTCACCGGCGACGCGATGGCGCGCCCGCTGCTGGACGCGTTGACCAAACTGCACGACGAGGGCCGCGAGCCCGACCTGTCGTCGCTGTTCCTGCTCGCCAGCACGGCCGCGCTGTTCTCGACGAGCATCAAGGAGAAGTTCCTCGAGCTGCTGCCCAACCGGGTGATCACCGACTCGATCGGTTCCTCGGAAACCGGCTTCGGCGGCACCAGCATCGTGGCGAAGGGCCAGTCGCACACCGGCGGACCGCGCGTGACGATCGACCATCGCACCGTCGTTCTCGACGAGGACGGCAACGAGGTCAAGCCGGGCTCCGGGGTGCGCGGAATGATCGCCAAGAAGGGCAACATCCCGGTCGGTTACTACAAGGACGAGAAGAAGACTGCCGAGACGTTCAAGACGTTCAACGGTGTGCGCTATGCGATTCCGGGTGACTACGCCGAGGTCGATGCGGACGGCTCGGTGACGATGCTCGGCCGCGGTTCGCAGTCCATCAACAGCGGTGGCGAGAAGATCTACCCCGAAGAAGTCGAGGCCGCACTCAAGGGCCACCCCGACGTCTTCGACGCGTTGGTAGTCGGCGTGCCCGACGAGCGGTACGGCAACTGCGTGGCCGCCGTCATCCACCGCCGCGAAGGCACCAACCCGACGCTGGCCGAACTCGACACCTTCGTCCGGAATGAGATCGCGGGTTACAAAGTGCCGCGCAAGGTTTGGTGGGTCGACGAGATCCACCGCACGCCCGCCGGAAAGCCCGACTACCGGTGGGCGAAGGACACCACCGAGGAGCGGCCCGCCGACGACGCACACGCCAAGCACGCGGGCAGCACATCCTAG
- a CDS encoding crotonase/enoyl-CoA hydratase family protein, which yields MSDEGKPENGADALIEQRGHTLIVTMNRPEKRNALSTEMMSIMVDAWDRVDEDPEIRTCILTGAGGYFCAGMDLKKADQQSPGDSFKGGFDPTRIDALLKGRRLTKPLIAAVEGPAIAGGTEILQGTDIRVAGESAKFGVSEAKWSLYPMGGSAVRLVRQIPYTIACDILLTGRHLTAAEAKEIGLIGYVVPDGSALDKALEIAEVINNNGPLAVQAILKTIRETEGMHENDAFKPDTQNGIPVFLSEDSKEGPKAFLEKRKPNFQMK from the coding sequence GTGAGCGACGAAGGAAAACCGGAAAATGGCGCCGACGCCCTCATTGAGCAGCGCGGACACACCTTGATCGTCACCATGAACCGGCCGGAGAAGCGCAATGCACTTTCCACCGAGATGATGTCGATCATGGTGGACGCGTGGGACCGCGTCGACGAAGATCCAGAGATACGCACCTGCATCCTCACCGGTGCCGGCGGCTATTTCTGCGCGGGCATGGACTTGAAGAAAGCCGATCAGCAGTCGCCCGGCGACAGCTTCAAGGGCGGCTTCGATCCGACGCGCATCGACGCACTGCTCAAGGGCCGTCGCTTGACCAAGCCGCTGATCGCTGCCGTCGAGGGCCCGGCCATCGCGGGTGGCACCGAGATCCTGCAGGGCACTGACATCCGCGTCGCGGGTGAGAGCGCCAAATTCGGTGTTTCGGAGGCGAAATGGAGCCTGTATCCGATGGGCGGCTCCGCGGTCCGACTGGTCCGCCAGATCCCCTACACGATTGCCTGCGACATCTTGCTGACCGGCCGCCACCTGACCGCCGCCGAGGCCAAAGAGATCGGTCTGATCGGCTATGTCGTGCCCGACGGCTCGGCACTGGACAAGGCGTTGGAGATCGCCGAGGTGATCAACAACAACGGTCCGCTCGCGGTTCAGGCGATCCTGAAGACCATTCGCGAGACCGAAGGCATGCACGAGAACGACGCCTTCAAGCCGGACACCCAGAACGGCATTCCGGTGTTCCTGTCCGAGGACTCCAAGGAGGGGCCGAAGGCGTTCCTGGAGAAGCGCAAGCCCAACTTCCAGATGAAGTAG
- a CDS encoding cytochrome P450, with protein MAAPTVFTKPDVDLADGGFYADRPASREAYKWMRANEPVFRDRNGLAAATTYEAVIDAERNPELFSNAGGIRPDQDALPMMIDMDDPEHLLRRKLVNAGFTRKRLKVQGDSISSLCDYLIDRVCEQGECDFVRDIAAPLPMAVIGDMLGVLPEERELFLKWSDDMMEGLSSTVSEADMQVTLDAFMAYNEYTMNKIEQRRAEPTEDLISVLVHAEVDGQRLSNDDILQETLLILVGGDETTRHTISGGIEQLIRHPEQWELLQNNPDKIPLAIEEMLRWTSPLKNMARTITADTEFHGAQLRKGEKMLLMFESANFDEAQFGDPEKFNIQRDPNSHLAFGFGTHFCLGNQLARIELINMIGAVLERLPDLQLASDAVLPLRPANFVSGLESMPVTFTPTKPLLT; from the coding sequence ATGGCGGCGCCGACAGTATTCACGAAGCCGGACGTAGACCTTGCCGATGGCGGGTTCTATGCCGACCGGCCTGCATCCCGCGAGGCGTACAAGTGGATGCGGGCCAACGAGCCCGTGTTCCGGGACCGCAACGGATTGGCCGCGGCCACAACGTACGAGGCCGTGATCGACGCGGAGCGAAACCCCGAGCTGTTCTCGAACGCCGGCGGTATCCGTCCCGATCAAGACGCGCTGCCGATGATGATCGACATGGACGATCCGGAACATCTGTTGCGCCGCAAGCTCGTCAATGCGGGCTTCACGCGGAAGCGGTTGAAGGTTCAAGGCGATTCGATCAGCTCGCTGTGTGACTATCTCATCGATCGGGTCTGTGAGCAGGGTGAGTGCGACTTCGTCAGAGACATTGCCGCGCCGCTGCCGATGGCGGTGATCGGCGACATGCTCGGCGTGCTTCCCGAAGAGCGAGAGCTGTTCCTCAAGTGGTCTGACGACATGATGGAAGGCCTGAGTTCCACTGTGTCCGAGGCCGATATGCAGGTCACCTTGGATGCCTTCATGGCTTACAACGAGTACACCATGAACAAGATCGAACAGCGTCGAGCGGAGCCGACCGAAGACCTGATCAGCGTGCTGGTGCACGCGGAGGTCGACGGTCAGCGGTTGTCCAACGACGACATCCTGCAGGAGACCCTGCTGATCCTCGTGGGCGGCGACGAGACCACACGCCACACGATCTCCGGTGGAATCGAACAGCTCATCCGCCACCCCGAGCAGTGGGAGCTGTTGCAGAACAACCCCGACAAGATCCCCCTCGCGATCGAGGAGATGCTGCGCTGGACCTCACCGTTGAAGAACATGGCGCGCACGATCACCGCCGACACCGAGTTTCACGGAGCGCAGCTGCGCAAGGGCGAGAAAATGCTGCTGATGTTCGAGTCGGCGAACTTCGACGAGGCCCAGTTCGGCGACCCCGAGAAATTCAACATTCAGCGAGATCCGAACAGCCATTTGGCATTTGGCTTCGGCACGCACTTCTGTCTGGGTAATCAGTTGGCCCGAATCGAGCTCATCAACATGATCGGCGCGGTCCTGGAGAGGCTGCCCGATCTCCAGTTGGCGTCCGACGCCGTGCTGCCGTTGCGGCCAGCTAACTTCGTCAGCGGCCTCGAGTCGATGCCGGTGACGTTCACCCCGACGAAGCCGCTGCTGACGTAG
- a CDS encoding acetoacetate decarboxylase family protein has protein sequence MSQHTIAGTVLTMPVNVRKATQHMAMFPVDADAAQAMIDYSGLQVCQYLPGRAIVALMLMHYIDGDLGQYYEYGTNVMVNPPGTDAKGMRALQSAGAFIHHLPVDQEFTLEAGTKIWGYPKVMADFTIRDGHSYSFDVTIDGQFAVGMDFRPGLRVPAAFTSKPQDPPTYAYRDGVLRETIGVMRSTDVRYRPGGAKVRLGEHPYAKELASLGFPKRAMVSGSAGNVAMSFADAQEV, from the coding sequence ATGAGCCAGCACACCATCGCGGGCACCGTGCTCACCATGCCGGTCAATGTCCGCAAAGCGACTCAGCACATGGCGATGTTCCCGGTGGACGCCGACGCCGCCCAGGCGATGATCGACTACAGCGGTTTGCAGGTGTGCCAATACTTGCCGGGCAGAGCGATAGTCGCGCTGATGCTGATGCATTACATCGACGGCGATCTCGGTCAGTATTACGAGTACGGCACAAACGTGATGGTCAACCCACCGGGGACCGATGCGAAGGGGATGCGGGCCCTGCAGTCCGCAGGTGCATTCATCCACCACCTTCCCGTCGACCAGGAATTCACGCTCGAAGCCGGGACGAAGATCTGGGGCTATCCAAAGGTGATGGCCGACTTCACGATCCGCGACGGCCATTCGTACTCGTTCGATGTGACGATCGACGGCCAGTTCGCGGTCGGCATGGACTTCCGGCCGGGGCTTCGCGTGCCGGCAGCATTCACCTCGAAGCCGCAAGATCCGCCGACGTACGCCTATCGCGATGGCGTGCTACGCGAGACCATCGGGGTGATGAGGTCAACCGACGTTCGCTACCGGCCCGGCGGTGCAAAGGTTCGGCTCGGCGAACATCCCTACGCGAAAGAATTGGCCTCGCTAGGCTTCCCCAAACGCGCGATGGTCTCCGGTTCGGCAGGCAACGTGGCGATGTCGTTCGCAGACGCGCAGGAGGTTTGA
- a CDS encoding LLM class F420-dependent oxidoreductase: MKLGLQLGYWGAQPPENHAELVAAAEEAGFDTVFTAEAWGSDAYTPLAWWGRETTKMRLGTSVIQLSARTPTACAMAALTLDHLSGGRHILGLGVSGPQVVEGWYGAKFPKPLARTREYIDILRQVWAREAPVHSDGPHYPLPLTGEGTTGLGKNLKPITHPLRADIPVMLGAEGPKNVALAAEICDGWLPIFYSPRIAGMYNEWLDEGFARPGARRTRETFEICATAQVVVTDDRAEIMELMKPHLALYMGGMGAEDTNFHADVYRRMGYAEVVDDVTKLFRSDRKDEAAKIIPDELVDDSAIVGDLAYVQEQIKAWEAAGVTMMVVGARSVEQIKDLAAQV; encoded by the coding sequence ATGAAGCTGGGTTTGCAGTTGGGTTATTGGGGCGCGCAGCCGCCGGAGAACCACGCCGAACTCGTGGCCGCGGCCGAGGAGGCCGGCTTCGACACTGTCTTTACCGCCGAGGCATGGGGTTCGGACGCCTACACGCCGTTGGCCTGGTGGGGGCGCGAAACCACGAAGATGCGGCTCGGCACATCGGTGATCCAGTTGTCGGCGCGGACGCCGACGGCGTGCGCGATGGCTGCGCTGACGCTCGACCACCTCTCCGGTGGCAGGCACATCCTCGGTCTCGGGGTGTCGGGGCCGCAGGTGGTCGAGGGTTGGTACGGCGCCAAGTTCCCCAAGCCGCTGGCCCGCACCCGCGAGTACATCGACATCCTGCGTCAGGTCTGGGCCCGCGAGGCACCGGTACACAGCGACGGCCCGCACTACCCGCTGCCGTTGACCGGCGAGGGCACCACCGGGCTCGGCAAGAACCTGAAGCCGATCACCCACCCGCTGCGCGCCGACATCCCGGTGATGCTGGGCGCCGAGGGGCCCAAGAACGTCGCCCTGGCCGCCGAGATCTGTGACGGCTGGCTGCCCATCTTCTACTCGCCACGGATCGCCGGCATGTACAACGAGTGGCTCGACGAGGGTTTCGCGCGTCCCGGCGCGCGGCGCACCCGCGAGACGTTCGAGATCTGCGCGACCGCACAGGTCGTCGTCACCGACGATCGCGCCGAGATCATGGAGTTGATGAAGCCCCACCTGGCGCTCTACATGGGCGGGATGGGCGCTGAGGACACCAACTTCCACGCCGACGTCTACCGCCGCATGGGGTACGCGGAGGTGGTCGACGACGTCACGAAGCTGTTCCGTTCCGATCGCAAGGACGAGGCGGCGAAGATCATCCCGGACGAGCTCGTCGACGATTCGGCGATCGTGGGTGACCTCGCCTACGTGCAGGAACAGATCAAGGCGTGGGAGGCCGCCGGCGTGACGATGATGGTCGTCGGTGCGCGCTCCGTCGAGCAGATCAAGGATCTTGCCGCACAGGTCTGA
- a CDS encoding Zn-ribbon domain-containing OB-fold protein — protein MTTGQSSPVQIDKHERPLSAPLKLSFDYTRSVGPLLSQFFTALRERRIVGVRGSDGRVHVPPAEYDPVTYEPLTEVVPVSSVGTVMSWTWQSTPLEGQPLDKPFAWALIKLDGADTPLLHAVDAGSSDAISTGTRVHAHWIDEPVGAITDIAHFLPGEDAEPEGQPDDREPVKIQVSPSMIEIQHTASLPESRFLRALEEGKLLAARTRSGRGDKPGPVYFPPKEADPATGLELDEFLELDDKGTVTTFAIINIPFPGQRIKPPYVAAYVLLDGADIPFLHLVTEIDPADVRMGMRVQAVWKPREEWGLGIDNIDYFRPTGEPDADYDTYKHHL, from the coding sequence GTGACCACAGGCCAAAGCAGCCCGGTGCAGATCGACAAGCATGAGCGGCCTCTCTCGGCTCCGCTGAAGCTCTCATTCGACTACACCCGTTCAGTCGGACCACTCCTGTCCCAGTTCTTCACCGCCCTGCGGGAGCGACGGATCGTCGGCGTACGCGGTTCGGACGGGCGGGTGCACGTGCCGCCTGCTGAGTATGACCCCGTGACGTACGAGCCCCTGACCGAGGTCGTGCCGGTGAGCAGCGTCGGAACGGTCATGTCTTGGACCTGGCAGTCGACGCCGCTGGAGGGCCAGCCGCTGGACAAGCCGTTCGCGTGGGCGCTGATCAAGCTCGACGGCGCCGACACCCCGCTGCTGCACGCGGTGGACGCCGGGTCATCGGACGCGATCAGCACCGGGACCAGGGTGCATGCGCACTGGATAGACGAACCGGTCGGCGCGATCACCGACATCGCGCACTTCCTGCCCGGCGAAGACGCGGAGCCCGAAGGCCAGCCCGACGATCGCGAACCGGTCAAGATCCAGGTGTCGCCGTCGATGATCGAGATCCAGCACACCGCCTCGCTGCCCGAGAGCAGGTTCCTGCGTGCGCTCGAGGAAGGCAAGCTGCTCGCGGCGCGGACCAGGAGCGGACGCGGCGATAAGCCAGGCCCGGTGTACTTCCCGCCGAAGGAGGCCGATCCGGCCACCGGCCTGGAACTCGACGAGTTCCTCGAACTCGACGACAAGGGAACCGTCACCACCTTCGCCATCATCAACATCCCGTTCCCCGGACAGCGCATAAAGCCGCCCTACGTCGCGGCGTACGTGCTTCTCGACGGCGCCGACATCCCGTTCCTGCATCTGGTCACCGAGATCGACCCGGCGGACGTCCGGATGGGCATGCGGGTGCAAGCCGTGTGGAAGCCCCGCGAGGAGTGGGGTCTGGGCATCGACAACATCGACTACTTCCGGCCGACGGGTGAGCCCGACGCCGACTACGACACCTACAAGCACCACCTGTAA
- a CDS encoding thiolase domain-containing protein, producing MTDIAVVGFAHAPHVRRTDGTTNGVEMLMPCFRELYDELGLQQTDIGFWCSGSSDYLAGRAFSFISAIDSIGAVPPINESHVEMDAAWALYEAYIKLLTGQVETALVYGFGKSSAGTLRRVLALQTDPYTVAPLWPDSVSMAGLQARAGLDAGKWTVEQMAQVALDSYAAGGRTDKEEVTGSVDELLSRPYFADPLRRHDIAPITDGASAIVLAAGDRARELRENPAWITGFEHRIETPILGARDLTTSPSTAASAKVATNGDAGSIDVAELYAPFTHQQLILKEAIGLTDKTKVNPSGGALAANPMFSAGLERIGFAAQHIFDGSAQRVLAHATSGPALQQNLVAVLEGKN from the coding sequence ATGACTGACATTGCAGTGGTGGGCTTCGCGCACGCACCCCACGTCCGCCGTACCGACGGCACCACCAACGGCGTCGAGATGTTGATGCCGTGCTTCCGCGAGCTGTACGACGAGCTGGGCCTGCAGCAGACCGACATCGGCTTCTGGTGCTCGGGATCCTCGGATTACCTTGCCGGCCGGGCCTTCTCGTTCATCTCGGCGATCGACTCGATCGGCGCGGTTCCACCGATCAACGAGAGCCACGTCGAAATGGACGCAGCCTGGGCGCTGTACGAGGCCTACATCAAGTTGCTCACCGGTCAGGTCGAAACCGCATTGGTCTATGGGTTCGGCAAGTCGTCGGCGGGCACGCTGCGTCGCGTTCTGGCATTGCAGACCGATCCCTACACCGTCGCGCCACTATGGCCGGACTCGGTGTCGATGGCGGGTCTGCAGGCCCGGGCGGGCCTGGACGCCGGCAAATGGACCGTCGAGCAGATGGCTCAGGTGGCGCTGGATTCCTACGCCGCCGGCGGACGTACCGACAAAGAAGAGGTCACCGGAAGCGTCGACGAGCTGCTGTCCCGGCCGTACTTCGCCGATCCACTGCGGCGCCATGACATCGCCCCGATCACCGACGGCGCGTCGGCGATCGTGCTCGCAGCGGGCGACAGGGCGCGCGAGCTTCGTGAAAACCCGGCCTGGATAACCGGTTTCGAGCACCGCATCGAGACCCCGATCCTGGGCGCGCGCGACCTCACCACCTCGCCGTCGACCGCGGCGTCGGCCAAGGTCGCGACGAACGGGGATGCCGGTTCGATCGACGTCGCTGAGCTCTACGCACCATTCACCCACCAGCAGCTGATCCTCAAAGAAGCGATCGGGCTGACGGACAAGACGAAGGTCAACCCCTCGGGTGGCGCACTGGCGGCCAACCCGATGTTCTCGGCCGGACTGGAGCGCATCGGCTTCGCCGCGCAGCACATCTTCGACGGTTCCGCGCAGCGGGTACTCGCGCATGCCACGAGCGGCCCTGCGCTGCAACAGAATCTCGTCGCCGTTCTGGAAGGGAAGAACTGA
- a CDS encoding thiolase domain-containing protein, with translation MAGAPQKNLAAVLGTGQTKYVAKRHDVSMNGLVREAIDRALEDAGSTFDDIDAVVVGKAPDFFEGVMMPELFMADATGATNKPLIRVHTAGSVGGSTAIVAASLVQSGKYKRVLTMAWEKQSESNAMWALSIPVPFTKPVGAGAGGYFAPHIRAYIRRSGAPSHIGAIVAVKDRRNGAKNPLAHLHQPDITVEKVMESPMLWDPIRYDETCPSSDGAAAMVIGNEEAAEAHLANGHPVAWIHATSLRTEPLAYAGRDQVNPQASRDAAAALWKAAGIKSPIDEIDAAEVYVPFSWYEPMWLESLGFAPEGEGWKLTEAGETEITGRIPLNASGGVLSSNPIGASGMIRFAESAIQVMGKGGDHQVPGARKALGHAYGGGAQYYSMWVVGADKP, from the coding sequence GTGGCTGGCGCACCTCAAAAGAACTTAGCTGCGGTGCTGGGCACCGGGCAGACGAAGTACGTCGCCAAGCGCCACGACGTGTCGATGAACGGCCTGGTTCGCGAGGCCATCGACAGGGCGCTCGAGGACGCCGGCTCGACGTTCGACGACATCGACGCCGTGGTGGTCGGCAAGGCGCCCGACTTCTTCGAGGGCGTGATGATGCCGGAGCTGTTCATGGCCGACGCCACCGGCGCCACGAACAAGCCGCTCATCCGTGTACACACGGCCGGCTCGGTGGGTGGCTCGACCGCGATCGTCGCCGCCAGCCTCGTGCAGTCGGGCAAGTACAAGCGCGTGCTGACGATGGCGTGGGAGAAGCAGTCCGAGTCGAACGCCATGTGGGCGTTGAGCATCCCGGTACCGTTTACCAAGCCGGTCGGTGCGGGCGCCGGCGGCTATTTCGCGCCGCACATCCGCGCCTACATCCGTCGCTCGGGTGCACCGAGCCACATCGGTGCGATCGTTGCGGTCAAGGATCGGCGCAACGGCGCCAAGAACCCGCTGGCTCATCTGCACCAACCCGACATCACGGTCGAGAAGGTGATGGAGTCCCCGATGCTGTGGGACCCGATCCGCTACGACGAGACCTGTCCCTCGTCCGACGGCGCCGCGGCCATGGTGATCGGCAACGAGGAAGCAGCGGAAGCGCATCTCGCCAACGGTCACCCGGTCGCATGGATTCATGCCACGTCGCTGCGCACCGAACCGCTTGCCTACGCGGGCCGCGACCAGGTCAACCCGCAGGCCAGCCGGGACGCCGCGGCCGCCCTCTGGAAAGCGGCGGGCATCAAGAGCCCAATCGATGAGATCGATGCCGCCGAGGTCTACGTGCCGTTCTCCTGGTACGAGCCGATGTGGTTGGAGAGCCTCGGGTTTGCCCCGGAAGGCGAGGGGTGGAAGCTCACCGAGGCGGGCGAAACCGAGATCACCGGCCGCATTCCGCTCAACGCCTCCGGCGGTGTGCTGTCGTCGAATCCGATCGGCGCCTCCGGGATGATCCGGTTCGCCGAGTCGGCGATCCAGGTGATGGGCAAGGGCGGCGACCATCAGGTCCCCGGTGCTCGCAAAGCGCTGGGCCACGCGTATGGCGGTGGCGCGCAGTACTACTCGATGTGGGTCGTGGGAGCTGACAAACCGTGA
- a CDS encoding TIGR03619 family F420-dependent LLM class oxidoreductase, producing MRYTISIAFSPLDQLIEIAKTAEELGFDNIALPDSIFYFEEQSVDYPYTADGKRMFDENSPWVDPLILAGALGAVTSKLRFYTNVMKLGSRNPLLLARQVGSVANLTNNRFGFGVGIGWAPEEFEWCGVPYAKRGKRVDEMIDVIKLVLAGGMVEHHGEFYDFDRLQMSPAPSEPVPFYVGGHTDVALKRAVRIGDGWTSAMMTCDQLAETIGKLKGLLAEAGRADDPFEYQAVCIDKFGVDGHRDLVAAGVTDYIGIPWVFEGLAFDAPLEQKKDAMKRFADTYIHSGWQD from the coding sequence ATGCGGTACACCATCAGCATCGCGTTCAGCCCACTCGACCAGCTGATCGAAATCGCGAAAACGGCTGAGGAACTCGGCTTCGACAACATCGCGCTGCCGGACTCGATCTTCTATTTCGAGGAGCAGTCGGTCGACTATCCCTACACTGCCGACGGCAAGCGGATGTTCGATGAGAACTCGCCATGGGTCGATCCGTTGATCCTCGCGGGCGCATTGGGTGCGGTGACTTCGAAGCTGCGCTTCTACACCAACGTGATGAAGCTGGGCTCCCGCAACCCGCTGCTGCTGGCCCGGCAGGTCGGGTCGGTGGCGAACCTCACCAACAACCGGTTCGGCTTCGGTGTCGGGATCGGCTGGGCTCCCGAGGAATTCGAGTGGTGCGGAGTGCCCTACGCGAAGCGCGGCAAACGCGTCGACGAGATGATCGACGTCATCAAGTTGGTGCTCGCCGGAGGCATGGTCGAACACCACGGCGAGTTCTACGACTTCGACCGACTGCAGATGAGCCCGGCACCGTCGGAGCCGGTGCCGTTCTACGTCGGCGGGCACACCGACGTCGCGCTCAAACGCGCTGTCCGGATCGGTGACGGCTGGACGAGTGCGATGATGACCTGCGACCAGCTGGCCGAGACCATCGGCAAACTCAAGGGTCTGCTGGCTGAAGCAGGTCGCGCCGACGACCCGTTCGAATACCAGGCCGTGTGTATCGACAAGTTCGGCGTCGACGGCCACCGCGACCTGGTCGCGGCGGGTGTCACCGACTACATCGGGATTCCGTGGGTGTTCGAGGGACTCGCCTTCGACGCACCGCTGGAGCAGAAGAAGGACGCGATGAAGCGCTTCGCCGATACGTACATTCACTCTGGCTGGCAGGACTGA